One window from the genome of Haloprofundus halobius encodes:
- a CDS encoding MgtC/SapB family protein — translation MLSPSILQAGGPLPASFDQTVARLVLAAALGLFLGLEREWSEKSAGIRTFSLTSLVGAVFTVLAREEYLGEALLAIGGVLVIVQGVLLAVQSLQEGAEEGLLLTTSVSLLVAYGVGALVASGYILAGVTVAVVSSLLLVLKRELHGFAGALSREELRSSTEFAILAFVVYPLLPPGEIDVYGVPLEPRVAWLMVVTVAGIGIINYAVVRSYGGRGIAVTGFFGGLASSTAVVGTMLDHVKQHPEAATYGVAGVLLANAAMAVRNLAIVLLFTLNSSGPVLTTAVVPLGVIVVGSVAVAAVVADWGETVEMDLESPFSLQNALSFGFVFLLILATGALAQAEFGSAGLLVSAFVSGLVSSAGATTSAVLLYRSGTIGGSDAVVAVLLATASSIVVKAALSATGPKRFARRVAVWSVVVLAVSGVTTLIVAMLG, via the coding sequence ATGCTCTCTCCCTCGATTCTGCAGGCGGGTGGTCCGTTGCCGGCCTCGTTCGATCAGACGGTCGCTCGTCTCGTCTTGGCGGCGGCGTTGGGCCTCTTTCTCGGCCTGGAGCGCGAGTGGTCCGAGAAATCCGCCGGTATCAGGACGTTCTCGCTGACGAGCCTCGTCGGTGCGGTGTTTACTGTTCTCGCGCGCGAGGAGTATCTCGGCGAAGCGCTGCTGGCTATCGGCGGCGTGCTCGTCATCGTCCAGGGCGTGTTACTGGCGGTACAGAGCCTCCAAGAGGGGGCGGAGGAAGGCTTACTTCTGACCACCTCCGTCTCGCTTCTGGTCGCCTACGGCGTCGGCGCGCTCGTCGCGTCGGGCTACATACTCGCGGGCGTTACCGTCGCCGTCGTCTCGTCGCTGCTACTCGTGCTCAAGCGTGAACTCCACGGGTTCGCGGGCGCGCTCTCGCGGGAGGAACTGCGGTCGTCGACCGAGTTCGCCATCCTCGCGTTCGTCGTCTACCCGCTGTTGCCACCCGGCGAGATCGATGTCTACGGCGTCCCGCTGGAACCGCGCGTCGCGTGGCTGATGGTGGTCACCGTCGCGGGTATCGGTATCATCAACTACGCCGTCGTCCGAAGCTATGGCGGCCGGGGCATCGCCGTCACCGGCTTCTTCGGCGGCCTCGCCTCCTCGACGGCCGTCGTAGGGACGATGCTCGACCACGTCAAACAGCACCCGGAGGCCGCCACCTACGGCGTCGCCGGGGTGTTGCTCGCCAACGCCGCGATGGCCGTCCGTAACCTCGCCATCGTGCTCCTCTTCACGCTCAACTCCTCGGGGCCGGTGCTGACCACCGCCGTCGTCCCCCTCGGCGTCATTGTCGTCGGCAGCGTCGCCGTCGCCGCCGTCGTCGCCGACTGGGGGGAGACCGTCGAGATGGACCTCGAAAGCCCGTTTTCGCTGCAGAACGCGCTCTCGTTCGGTTTCGTCTTCCTGCTCATCCTCGCGACGGGCGCGCTCGCGCAGGCCGAGTTCGGATCCGCCGGTCTGCTGGTCAGCGCGTTCGTCTCCGGACTCGTCTCCTCGGCGGGAGCGACCACCTCCGCGGTCCTGCTGTACCGAAGCGGCACCATCGGCGGTTCGGACGCCGTCGTCGCCGTCCTGCTCGCGACCGCCTCCAGCATCGTCGTCAAGGCGGCGCTGTCGGCGACTGGGCCGAAACGGTTCGCCCGCCGAGTGGCGGTGTGGAGCGTCGTCGTCCTCGCGGTGTCGGGGGTGACGACGCTGATCGTCGCGATGCTCGGGTGA
- a CDS encoding aspartate aminotransferase family protein: MNRETATPDVEAMPGRRARQWAERHREHAAPSTYVYDFVWDTSAPAEGPFCTDVDGNVLLDFTSHVAAAPLGYNNPKIVEPMAEFDLVDPLKIAGQDFYASSGRGYDDDPLPGPAGLMERLVDATDHYGMDTVFLSNSGAEAVENALKISYDHSDGGKYGITFDGAFHGRTLGALSLNRSKEVYRRKFPEIAGVHDMPYCDDRTCSADSCSCGFFIDDTSRLREKLHPKRGHINPEELSYIILEPIQGEGGYRIPSDAFMRELADLVDEYDITLIADEIQSGVGRTGKMWGSDHFPIEPDVITAAKGLRVGATISKREMFPAEKGRLSSTWGAGDIIASLQGALTLDAIAEYDLLDNAVVRGEQFLETMADADLPGVEDVRGTGLMLGVEFETKEHRDAVQEAALKRGLLTLACGYKVLRILPPLDVTEREISLGCDLLGDAIEATA; this comes from the coding sequence ATGAACCGCGAGACGGCCACCCCCGATGTGGAAGCGATGCCCGGGCGGCGCGCGCGCCAGTGGGCCGAGCGCCACCGCGAGCACGCCGCGCCGAGCACGTACGTTTACGACTTCGTCTGGGACACCTCCGCTCCCGCGGAGGGGCCGTTCTGCACCGACGTCGACGGTAACGTCCTTCTGGACTTCACGAGTCACGTCGCCGCCGCGCCGCTGGGGTACAACAATCCCAAGATCGTGGAACCGATGGCGGAGTTCGACCTCGTCGACCCCCTCAAAATCGCCGGGCAGGACTTCTACGCCTCCAGCGGCCGCGGCTACGACGACGACCCGCTTCCGGGTCCGGCGGGACTGATGGAGCGTCTCGTCGACGCTACCGACCACTACGGGATGGACACGGTGTTTCTCTCGAACTCGGGTGCCGAGGCCGTCGAGAACGCGCTCAAGATCAGCTACGACCACTCCGACGGCGGCAAGTACGGCATCACCTTCGACGGCGCGTTCCACGGGCGAACGCTCGGTGCGCTCTCGCTGAACCGCTCGAAGGAGGTCTACCGTCGAAAGTTCCCCGAGATTGCGGGCGTCCACGACATGCCGTACTGCGACGACCGGACCTGCTCGGCCGACTCCTGTTCGTGCGGCTTCTTTATCGACGACACCTCGCGCCTCCGTGAGAAACTCCACCCCAAGCGCGGCCACATCAACCCCGAGGAACTCTCCTACATCATCCTCGAACCGATTCAGGGCGAGGGCGGCTACCGCATCCCGAGCGACGCGTTCATGCGGGAACTCGCTGACCTCGTCGACGAGTACGACATCACACTCATCGCCGACGAGATTCAGTCGGGCGTCGGCCGGACCGGGAAGATGTGGGGCTCCGACCACTTCCCCATCGAACCCGACGTCATCACCGCCGCGAAGGGGTTGCGCGTCGGCGCGACTATCTCGAAGAGAGAGATGTTCCCCGCCGAGAAGGGTCGACTCTCCTCGACGTGGGGCGCGGGCGATATCATCGCGTCGCTGCAGGGTGCGCTCACGCTCGACGCCATCGCGGAGTACGACCTGCTGGACAACGCCGTGGTCCGCGGCGAGCAGTTCCTCGAAACGATGGCCGACGCCGACCTGCCGGGCGTCGAGGACGTCCGCGGCACGGGGCTGATGCTCGGCGTCGAGTTCGAGACGAAAGAACACCGCGACGCGGTGCAGGAGGCGGCGCTGAAGCGCGGTCTGCTCACTCTCGCGTGCGGCTACAAAGTCCTCCGAATCCTCCCGCCGCTGGACGTGACCGAGCGCGAGATCTCGCTCGGCTGTGACCTGCTCGGCGACGCCATCGAGGCGACGGCCTGA
- a CDS encoding A/G-specific adenine glycosylase gives MTDVSADAEENPDHRLSAAPTEFDAVRDALVEWYEADHRDYPWRRTDSSYAILVSEVMSQQTQLDRVVPAWEAFLDRWPTVSDLAAADRADVVSFWSSHSLGYNNRAKYLHEAANQVESEYDGEFPRTPEELQNLMGVGPYTANAVASFAFNNGDAVVDTNVKRVLHRAFDVPDEDAAFETAAAELMPEGESRVWNNAIMELGGVACTKTPTCDESGCPWRRWCHAYETDDFTAPDVPTQPSFEGSRRQMRGRVIRILGEYDELALDALGPRVRVDYGGETGREWLRKLVDDLASDGLVAVVDADDEPDSETSVRLRR, from the coding sequence ATGACCGACGTATCGGCCGACGCCGAGGAGAATCCCGACCACCGACTCTCGGCCGCGCCGACGGAGTTCGACGCCGTCCGCGACGCCCTCGTCGAGTGGTACGAGGCGGACCACCGCGACTACCCGTGGCGGCGGACCGACAGCTCGTACGCGATTCTCGTCTCGGAGGTGATGAGCCAGCAGACGCAACTCGACCGCGTCGTCCCCGCGTGGGAGGCGTTTCTCGACCGCTGGCCGACCGTTTCCGACCTCGCGGCGGCCGACCGCGCCGACGTGGTCTCCTTCTGGTCGAGCCATAGCCTCGGCTACAACAACCGCGCAAAGTATCTCCACGAGGCGGCGAACCAGGTCGAATCCGAGTACGACGGCGAGTTCCCGCGGACGCCCGAGGAGTTGCAGAACCTAATGGGCGTCGGGCCGTATACCGCCAACGCGGTGGCGAGTTTCGCGTTCAACAACGGTGACGCCGTCGTCGACACCAATGTGAAACGGGTGCTGCACCGCGCGTTCGACGTCCCGGACGAGGACGCGGCGTTCGAGACGGCGGCAGCCGAACTCATGCCCGAGGGCGAGTCGCGCGTTTGGAACAACGCCATCATGGAGTTAGGGGGAGTTGCCTGCACGAAGACGCCGACGTGCGACGAGTCGGGGTGTCCGTGGCGGCGCTGGTGTCACGCGTACGAGACGGACGACTTCACCGCGCCGGACGTGCCGACGCAGCCCAGTTTCGAGGGGAGTCGACGACAGATGCGTGGGCGAGTGATCCGGATTCTGGGGGAGTACGACGAACTCGCGCTCGACGCGCTCGGCCCCCGCGTCCGCGTCGACTACGGCGGCGAGACGGGCCGCGAGTGGCTCCGCAAGCTCGTCGACGACCTGGCGAGCGACGGGCTCGTGGCGGTCGTCGACGCCGACGACGAACCCGACAGCGAGACAAGCGTTCGGCTCCGGCGCTGA
- a CDS encoding DsrE family protein — MRTAFHLSSGDGDDQTHALANVENLLDDSSADIDRVVLVATGDAVFLLTNDSVAPDRLAALADRGIDFCACGNAMRNRNLSTDDLLAGVERVSSGVGELTRRQADGYAYLKVP; from the coding sequence ATGCGAACCGCCTTTCACCTCTCCAGCGGCGACGGAGACGACCAAACGCACGCGCTGGCGAACGTCGAGAACCTGCTCGACGACAGCAGCGCCGACATCGACCGGGTCGTGCTCGTCGCGACCGGCGACGCGGTCTTTCTGCTCACCAACGACTCCGTCGCGCCCGACCGACTCGCGGCACTCGCAGACCGAGGCATCGACTTTTGCGCCTGCGGAAACGCGATGCGAAACCGCAACCTCTCGACCGACGACCTCCTCGCCGGGGTTGAGCGTGTCTCCTCGGGAGTCGGTGAACTCACGCGGCGACAGGCCGACGGCTACGCGTACCTCAAAGTGCCCTGA
- a CDS encoding NADPH-dependent FMN reductase: MPTHVVAVCGSLRERSYTRLSLQRALEAVEETGGTAELVDLREYDLPTLNADERTAGDAEPLRRTLREADAVLLGTPVYHGSYSGVLKNALDYCRFDEFEGKTVGLLAVAGGAFPVTALDQLRSVCRAFNAWVLPHQVAVPRASGAFEDGELVDERLDSRVATLGRRVVEYATIEPDPPTFESDQNVGAGERSAE; encoded by the coding sequence ATGCCGACACACGTCGTCGCCGTCTGCGGGAGCCTCCGGGAACGGAGCTACACCCGGCTGTCGCTACAGCGTGCGCTCGAGGCCGTCGAGGAGACCGGAGGAACCGCCGAGCTGGTCGACCTCCGGGAGTACGACCTCCCGACGCTGAACGCCGACGAGCGGACCGCAGGCGACGCGGAACCGTTGCGTCGAACGCTCCGCGAGGCGGACGCCGTCCTACTCGGCACGCCCGTCTACCACGGGTCGTACTCGGGCGTGCTGAAGAACGCGCTCGACTACTGCCGGTTCGACGAGTTCGAGGGAAAGACGGTCGGTCTGCTCGCCGTCGCTGGCGGGGCGTTTCCGGTAACGGCGCTCGACCAACTCAGGTCGGTCTGTCGGGCGTTCAACGCGTGGGTGCTCCCGCATCAAGTCGCCGTGCCGCGAGCCAGCGGCGCGTTCGAAGACGGGGAGTTAGTCGACGAACGGCTCGACTCGCGCGTCGCGACGCTCGGGCGGCGAGTCGTCGAGTACGCGACCATCGAACCCGACCCGCCGACGTTCGAGAGCGACCAGAACGTCGGCGCGGGCGAGCGGTCGGCGGAGTAA
- a CDS encoding glycoside hydrolase, which yields MSTATDETLSGVHGAVYVPARAFNAYQFWEAYDPDETERDFRLAKRLNRDALRLFLSYEYWFDAPEVMERRVDDLLSTAEEEGVRVLPILFESAGKEPTRERCRDRDPHTACAVRSPSHDIINDESRWTGRGDGGGSGDGDGGIFSEAKRALGLGNRAEHTDEERDTDDRFGRRSGGPREYVEWFVDRYGDDDALLALEIMNEPGDWGKRLKFARRMLRVADENRENLPLTMGCKGLRYNALYDDPELDVLQFHFNLPPTARKMNEKMQEAREFADEHGKPVWLTEWQRTREEPPNKFLPNYASLAETIRGGPVAGDFFWSLMLKPAYLPVQREKGRINGVFHENGSVYSVADARALAGDDSLDFEERHRQPLWLPPDLTRAETN from the coding sequence ATGTCGACCGCCACGGACGAGACGCTCTCGGGCGTCCACGGCGCGGTGTACGTCCCCGCGCGGGCGTTCAACGCCTACCAGTTCTGGGAGGCGTACGACCCCGACGAGACCGAGCGCGACTTCCGCCTCGCCAAGCGATTGAACCGCGACGCGCTCCGCCTCTTTCTCAGCTACGAGTACTGGTTCGACGCGCCGGAGGTGATGGAGCGACGCGTCGACGACCTGCTGTCGACCGCCGAGGAGGAGGGGGTCCGCGTCCTCCCGATTCTCTTCGAGAGCGCGGGCAAGGAGCCGACCCGCGAACGCTGTCGCGACCGCGACCCGCACACCGCCTGCGCCGTCCGATCGCCGTCACACGACATTATCAACGACGAGAGTCGGTGGACGGGTCGCGGCGACGGTGGCGGAAGCGGCGACGGAGACGGCGGCATCTTCTCGGAGGCGAAGCGGGCGCTCGGCCTCGGCAACAGGGCGGAACACACGGACGAGGAACGCGACACCGACGACCGATTCGGTCGGCGGTCGGGTGGTCCGCGCGAGTACGTCGAGTGGTTCGTCGACCGCTACGGCGACGACGACGCGCTGCTCGCGCTCGAGATCATGAACGAACCGGGTGACTGGGGCAAGCGGCTGAAGTTCGCACGCCGGATGCTCCGCGTCGCCGACGAGAATCGTGAGAATCTCCCGCTGACGATGGGCTGTAAGGGACTCCGATACAATGCGCTGTACGACGACCCTGAACTCGACGTGCTCCAGTTCCACTTCAATCTCCCGCCGACGGCGCGGAAGATGAACGAAAAGATGCAGGAGGCCCGCGAGTTCGCCGACGAGCACGGCAAACCAGTATGGCTCACCGAGTGGCAGCGGACCAGAGAGGAACCGCCGAACAAGTTTCTGCCCAACTACGCCTCGCTCGCAGAGACGATTCGAGGCGGTCCCGTCGCCGGCGACTTCTTCTGGTCGCTGATGCTAAAACCGGCGTACCTGCCTGTACAGCGCGAGAAAGGGCGAATCAACGGCGTCTTTCACGAGAACGGCTCCGTCTACTCGGTTGCTGACGCGCGGGCGCTCGCGGGCGACGACTCCCTCGATTTCGAAGAGCGACACCGGCAACCGTTGTGGCTGCCGCCGGACCTCACTCGCGCCGAGACGAACTGA
- a CDS encoding thymidine kinase: protein MHAITGSGWVELITGSMFSGKTEELLRRLRRAEIAGQEVAVFKPAIDDRYGETTIGSHNGRQWAATVVDNEGDGVWQMLDDLNGEQVVAIDEANFFSATLVEVCEALAADGRRVIVSGTDQTFRGEPFDPVPQLMALAEYVDKLQAICTVCGEPATRNQRLIDGEPAHVDDPTIMVGAEESYEARCRNCHTLRSD, encoded by the coding sequence ATGCACGCCATCACCGGGAGCGGCTGGGTCGAACTCATCACCGGCTCCATGTTCTCCGGGAAGACAGAGGAACTGCTGCGACGCCTCCGCCGCGCCGAAATCGCGGGGCAGGAGGTAGCGGTGTTCAAACCGGCTATCGACGACCGTTACGGCGAGACGACCATCGGGTCGCACAACGGCCGTCAGTGGGCGGCGACCGTCGTCGACAACGAGGGCGACGGCGTCTGGCAGATGCTCGACGACCTCAACGGCGAGCAGGTCGTCGCAATCGACGAGGCGAACTTCTTCTCGGCGACGCTCGTCGAAGTGTGCGAGGCGCTCGCCGCCGACGGCCGCCGCGTTATCGTTTCCGGGACCGACCAGACGTTCCGCGGCGAACCGTTCGACCCGGTTCCGCAGTTGATGGCATTGGCCGAGTACGTCGACAAGCTACAGGCTATCTGCACCGTCTGCGGCGAACCCGCGACGCGGAACCAGCGACTCATCGACGGCGAACCCGCCCACGTCGACGACCCGACCATCATGGTCGGCGCGGAGGAGTCCTACGAGGCCCGCTGTCGGAACTGTCATACCCTCCGGAGCGACTAG
- a CDS encoding YIP1 family protein, translated as MTTWVENPRNGRDRGPRGLARAWVEVLIRPRRFFRNGVAPGDQAPGLVFGVLVALCFVGGTLAFSSGTVLGTDLIPLVADSRAVTGLLLLLGVALFVAPATLHLTAALQTVLLVLAVRDRAGVSETVQTIAYATAPCVLAGIPIPELRVVCAFYGAGLLAIGISEVHRTSLLRAALVSALPSVVVFGYAFRGLSPLVTLVEGFLRSLTLI; from the coding sequence GTGACTACGTGGGTGGAGAACCCCCGGAACGGCCGCGATCGCGGCCCGCGCGGTCTGGCGCGCGCGTGGGTCGAGGTGCTGATTCGCCCGCGGCGCTTCTTCCGCAACGGCGTCGCCCCCGGCGACCAGGCTCCGGGGTTGGTGTTCGGCGTGCTGGTCGCGCTCTGTTTCGTCGGCGGGACGCTCGCGTTCTCCAGCGGGACGGTGCTCGGAACCGACCTGATTCCGCTCGTCGCCGACAGTCGCGCGGTGACGGGCCTCCTGTTGCTCCTCGGCGTGGCGTTGTTCGTCGCGCCCGCGACGCTTCACTTGACCGCTGCGCTACAGACGGTGCTTCTCGTGCTCGCCGTCCGCGACCGCGCGGGCGTCAGCGAGACGGTCCAGACAATCGCCTACGCGACAGCGCCCTGCGTACTCGCCGGCATCCCGATACCCGAACTCCGGGTCGTCTGTGCGTTCTACGGGGCAGGGTTGCTCGCCATCGGCATCAGCGAGGTGCACCGGACCTCGTTGCTGCGGGCGGCGCTCGTCTCGGCGCTTCCCTCGGTGGTCGTCTTCGGCTACGCGTTTCGGGGACTGAGTCCGCTCGTGACCCTCGTCGAAGGGTTCCTTCGCTCGTTGACGCTCATCTGA
- a CDS encoding DHH family phosphoesterase, with translation MGTCIICGTPVEGRICDSHQEDVVFEFRGNDASQLVSGRFYSGTVDGYADFGVFVDLASNVTGLLHRSELDRRLESLHWEPGDTVFVQVKNVRDNGNIDLGWSIRQSERDFRGALVQDAEGDHDVGEGDESADETEDEPDEPETPTVRHGSTSRTDEASTDENSTDDSSAGRDDSQSREEAASEPTASYERVEIGTLSDRVGETVRIEGEVVSAQQTGGPTVFEVRDETGVVDAAAFVEAGVRAYPEVDVGSLVRLDGEVELRRNEIQVETEALVSLAGDDADAVQSRLDDALRGRARPDSVTPLADHDAVSAVETQLQDAAEEIRRAVFESRPIIVRHTATADGYVAGAAVERAVLPLIREEHAKSDAEYHYFDRRPLEEAVYGMDAATNDVTRMLQDRDRHGEKLPLVLLVGTGATVESSDGLDLLSIYGAKRVVADAAAVDAEIEESTDVLVSPVLADADASDLSTGALVANLAAAVNDDVRDDLRHLPAVSYWENAPEAYLDAAIDAGYDETYVRELREAVALEAYYQSYEDKRELITDLLFDNGVTPNGDGENAGNLASHVSEQFRLKLDAEVETAQANLESREAEGVDFAVLDTDAYTHRFDFPPTALLLDELHRREREGETFVTIGVAMDELYLRSTADVDLRAVAEAARERAPEAGITAVGIREGRIEFLSGRREQVKEAVVGAVAEQLA, from the coding sequence ATGGGTACGTGTATCATTTGCGGCACGCCCGTCGAGGGCCGAATTTGCGATAGCCACCAAGAAGACGTAGTGTTCGAATTCCGCGGTAACGACGCGTCACAGTTGGTTTCGGGCCGCTTCTACAGCGGCACCGTCGACGGCTACGCCGACTTCGGCGTCTTCGTCGACCTCGCGTCGAACGTCACCGGTCTGCTGCACCGCAGCGAACTCGACCGCCGACTCGAGAGTCTCCACTGGGAACCGGGCGACACCGTCTTCGTCCAGGTCAAGAACGTCCGCGACAACGGCAACATCGACCTCGGCTGGTCGATTCGCCAGTCCGAACGCGACTTCCGCGGTGCGCTCGTCCAGGATGCAGAGGGCGACCACGACGTCGGCGAGGGAGACGAGAGCGCCGACGAGACCGAGGACGAGCCTGACGAACCCGAGACGCCGACGGTTCGGCACGGCAGCACCTCGCGCACCGACGAGGCCAGCACCGACGAAAACAGCACCGACGACAGCAGCGCCGGCCGCGACGACAGCCAGAGCCGAGAAGAGGCGGCGTCCGAACCGACCGCGAGTTACGAGCGCGTCGAAATCGGCACGCTGAGTGACCGCGTGGGTGAGACGGTCCGCATCGAAGGCGAAGTCGTCAGCGCCCAACAGACGGGCGGCCCGACCGTCTTCGAGGTCCGCGACGAGACGGGCGTCGTCGACGCCGCCGCGTTCGTCGAGGCGGGCGTCCGCGCCTACCCCGAAGTCGACGTCGGGTCGCTCGTCCGACTCGACGGCGAGGTCGAACTCCGCCGCAACGAGATTCAGGTCGAGACGGAGGCGCTCGTCTCGCTTGCGGGCGACGACGCGGACGCGGTCCAGTCGCGACTCGACGACGCGCTCCGCGGCCGCGCCCGCCCCGATAGTGTGACGCCGCTGGCGGACCACGACGCCGTCTCCGCGGTCGAGACGCAACTGCAGGACGCCGCCGAGGAGATTCGCCGCGCCGTCTTCGAGTCCCGCCCCATCATCGTGCGCCACACCGCCACCGCCGACGGCTACGTCGCCGGCGCGGCCGTCGAGCGCGCCGTCCTCCCGCTGATCCGCGAGGAGCACGCCAAATCCGACGCCGAGTACCACTACTTCGACCGTCGTCCGCTCGAAGAGGCCGTCTACGGGATGGACGCCGCGACCAACGACGTGACGCGGATGCTGCAGGACCGCGACCGCCACGGCGAGAAACTGCCGCTCGTGCTCCTCGTCGGGACGGGCGCGACGGTCGAATCCAGCGACGGACTCGACCTGCTCAGCATCTACGGCGCGAAGCGCGTCGTCGCCGACGCTGCCGCCGTCGACGCCGAAATCGAGGAGTCGACCGACGTGCTCGTCTCGCCGGTGCTCGCCGACGCCGACGCGTCGGACCTCTCGACGGGCGCGCTCGTCGCCAACCTCGCGGCCGCCGTCAACGACGACGTGCGCGACGACCTGCGACACTTGCCTGCAGTAAGCTACTGGGAGAACGCGCCCGAAGCGTACCTCGACGCCGCGATCGACGCGGGCTACGACGAGACGTACGTCCGCGAACTCCGCGAGGCCGTCGCGCTGGAGGCGTACTACCAGTCCTACGAGGACAAGCGCGAACTCATCACCGACCTGCTGTTCGACAACGGCGTCACCCCGAACGGCGACGGCGAGAACGCGGGCAACCTCGCCAGCCACGTCTCCGAGCAGTTCCGCTTGAAACTCGACGCCGAAGTCGAGACGGCGCAGGCGAACCTCGAATCGCGCGAGGCCGAGGGCGTCGACTTCGCCGTCCTCGACACGGACGCGTACACCCACCGCTTCGACTTCCCGCCGACGGCGCTGCTGCTCGACGAACTCCACCGCCGCGAACGCGAGGGGGAGACGTTCGTCACTATCGGCGTCGCGATGGACGAACTCTACCTCCGCAGCACCGCCGACGTGGACCTCCGCGCCGTCGCCGAGGCCGCCCGTGAACGAGCGCCCGAGGCAGGCATCACGGCCGTCGGCATCCGCGAGGGTCGCATCGAGTTCCTCTCGGGTCGTCGCGAGCAGGTGAAAGAGGCCGTCGTCGGCGCCGTCGCCGAGCAACTGGCGTAA
- a CDS encoding helix-turn-helix transcriptional regulator: MDRASLFEELLQQSYALRPDSLERETGGRRLETDELLDVLRHRELLELLIEGPLDRRDIQTRLGISRATSHRFTRWLQEGRLAERRDGRWALTGRGETVAEEMLRFERNLRAAARLEPLLECICPDHKEFIVEPFADAVVTTPTPEDPYRPVARFLALLEESDTFRGFNTTHMVPPGAEHFYASLFDDTESELIYLPVVVDALRSTHPEQVANAIERGHLALRTREALPYGLAIFDDRVGIGGYDDETGSMRVFVDTDDGIAREWARRVFEAYRTDSVPLESTAEA, translated from the coding sequence ATGGACAGAGCATCACTATTCGAGGAGTTGCTCCAGCAGTCGTACGCGCTCCGACCGGACTCGCTGGAACGAGAGACCGGGGGCCGACGACTGGAGACGGACGAACTGCTGGACGTGCTCCGACACCGGGAGCTACTGGAACTGCTCATCGAGGGACCGCTGGACCGACGCGACATCCAGACGCGACTGGGAATCTCGCGCGCGACGAGCCACCGGTTCACTCGCTGGCTTCAGGAGGGGAGACTCGCCGAGCGTCGCGACGGTCGCTGGGCCCTCACCGGTCGCGGGGAGACGGTCGCAGAGGAGATGCTCCGATTCGAGCGGAACCTCCGCGCAGCGGCCCGACTCGAACCGCTGTTGGAGTGTATCTGCCCCGACCACAAGGAGTTCATCGTCGAGCCGTTCGCCGACGCCGTCGTGACGACGCCCACGCCAGAAGACCCGTATAGACCCGTCGCGCGATTCCTCGCCCTCTTGGAGGAGAGCGACACCTTCCGCGGCTTCAACACGACGCACATGGTCCCCCCGGGCGCCGAGCACTTCTACGCCTCGCTGTTCGACGACACCGAGAGTGAGCTCATCTACCTCCCTGTCGTCGTCGACGCGCTTCGCTCGACGCACCCCGAGCAGGTCGCCAACGCTATCGAGCGCGGCCACCTCGCACTCCGGACGCGCGAGGCGCTTCCCTACGGATTAGCCATCTTCGACGACCGCGTCGGCATCGGCGGCTACGACGACGAGACGGGGTCGATGCGCGTCTTCGTCGACACCGACGACGGCATCGCCCGCGAGTGGGCGCGCCGCGTCTTCGAGGCCTATCGAACGGACTCGGTTCCGCTGGAGTCGACGGCCGAGGCGTGA